A region from the Cryptosporangium arvum DSM 44712 genome encodes:
- the icmF gene encoding fused isobutyryl-CoA mutase/GTPase IcmF, with the protein MPPSLHVPVNPVRFVTASSLFDGHDAAINIMRRILQSQGAEVIHLGHNRSVREVVDAAIEEDVQGVAISAYQGGHVEYFSYLVELLNERGAGHIKVFGGGGGVIVPEEIRLLHSRGVARIFSPADGQKMGLAAMINSMIAACDYSLATGESAPVTGVAEILGAAAATPTIDQDTALDGLFTGATSAVARAITFAEADRLPAELTAEIEARAAARTVPVLGITGTGGSGKSSLTDELVRRFRLDQQDKLRIAVLAVDPTRRRGGGALLGDRIRMNGLDGDVVFFRSLATRGAGRELPDGLERAIEICRAAGFDLVVVETPGIGQGDAAIVPFVDTSLYVMTPEFGAASQLEKIDMLDYADAVAINKFERRGAEDARRDVARQLVRNREAFGAAWADMPVFGTSAATFNDDGVTALYQYLRDELAGTGLPVAEGVLPAVEGKTSTAASTVVPPTRARYLAEIAGNVRGYHATTTTQVDAVRQRAHLVAAHEALTAAGAPTDALRTLIDGVAVDRDADALLASWPQLEADYSGDELVTRVRDRELRTVLRKETLSGTKVPRVALPRHVDEGERLRFLRAENLPGRFPFTAGVFPFKREGEDPARMFAGEGDAFRTNRRFKYLSSGDSATRLSTAFDSVTLYGRDPDTPPDVYGKIGTSGVSIATLDDMKALYDGFDLTAPTTSVSMTINGPAPTILAFFLNTVIDQELERGGTAADALTKVRGTVQADILKEDQGQNTCLFSTEFSLKMMADIQEWFIQNQVRNFYSVSISGYHIAEAGANPISQLAFTLANGFTYVESYLARGMDVDDFAPNLSFFFSNGMDAEYTVLGRVARRIWAIAMKERYGANERSQKLKYHVQTSGRSLHAQEMQFNDIRTTLQALTAIYDNCNSLHTNAYDEAITTPTVASVRRALAIQLIINREWGLAVNENPLQGAYVVDELTDLVEEAVLAEFDRISERGGVLGAMETGYQRGRIQDESMLYEQRKHDGSLPIVGVNTFLPPEGSEEVGEIELARATEDEKRSQVERVRAFQESHRPEAREALRRLKDAAMAGDNVFAVLMDAARVCSLGQITEAFFEVGGEYRRNV; encoded by the coding sequence ATGCCTCCGTCGCTCCACGTGCCGGTGAACCCGGTCCGCTTCGTCACCGCGTCCAGCCTGTTCGACGGGCACGACGCGGCGATCAACATCATGCGGCGGATCCTGCAGTCGCAGGGTGCGGAGGTGATCCACCTCGGCCACAACCGCTCGGTGCGCGAAGTGGTGGACGCGGCGATCGAGGAGGACGTCCAGGGCGTCGCGATCAGCGCCTACCAGGGCGGGCACGTCGAGTACTTCAGCTACCTGGTCGAGCTGCTGAACGAGCGCGGCGCCGGACACATCAAGGTGTTCGGCGGCGGCGGGGGAGTGATCGTGCCGGAGGAGATCCGGCTTCTGCACTCCCGCGGCGTCGCCCGCATCTTCTCGCCCGCCGACGGCCAGAAGATGGGTCTCGCGGCCATGATCAACTCGATGATCGCGGCCTGCGACTACTCCCTCGCCACCGGCGAGAGCGCACCGGTCACGGGCGTCGCGGAGATTCTCGGCGCGGCGGCGGCGACGCCGACGATCGACCAGGACACCGCGCTGGACGGTCTGTTCACCGGCGCCACCAGCGCCGTCGCGCGGGCGATCACCTTCGCCGAGGCCGACCGGTTGCCCGCCGAGCTCACCGCCGAGATCGAGGCCAGGGCCGCGGCCCGCACCGTGCCGGTACTCGGCATCACCGGCACCGGTGGGTCGGGCAAGTCGTCGCTCACCGACGAGCTCGTCCGCCGGTTCCGGCTCGACCAGCAGGACAAGCTGCGGATCGCGGTGCTCGCGGTCGACCCCACCCGACGCCGGGGCGGCGGCGCGCTGCTCGGCGACCGCATCCGGATGAACGGCCTCGACGGCGACGTCGTGTTCTTCCGCTCGCTGGCCACCCGCGGCGCCGGCCGCGAACTCCCCGACGGGCTCGAACGGGCCATCGAGATCTGCCGGGCCGCGGGCTTCGACCTGGTGGTCGTCGAGACCCCGGGCATCGGCCAGGGCGACGCCGCGATCGTCCCGTTCGTCGACACCTCGCTGTACGTGATGACGCCCGAGTTCGGCGCGGCGTCCCAGCTCGAGAAGATCGACATGCTCGACTACGCCGACGCGGTCGCGATCAACAAGTTCGAGCGCCGCGGCGCGGAGGACGCCCGCCGTGACGTCGCCCGCCAGCTCGTACGCAACCGGGAGGCGTTCGGCGCCGCCTGGGCCGACATGCCGGTGTTCGGGACCAGCGCCGCGACCTTCAACGACGACGGCGTCACCGCGCTCTACCAGTACCTGCGCGACGAACTCGCGGGCACCGGCCTGCCGGTCGCCGAGGGAGTCCTCCCGGCCGTGGAGGGCAAGACCTCGACGGCGGCCTCGACCGTGGTGCCCCCGACCAGGGCCCGCTATCTCGCCGAGATCGCCGGGAACGTCCGCGGTTACCACGCCACCACGACCACCCAGGTCGACGCCGTGCGTCAGCGCGCTCATCTCGTCGCCGCGCACGAAGCACTGACGGCCGCCGGTGCACCCACGGACGCCCTGCGCACGCTCATCGACGGGGTGGCCGTCGACCGCGACGCGGACGCGCTGCTGGCCTCCTGGCCGCAGCTGGAAGCCGACTACTCCGGCGACGAGCTCGTGACCAGGGTCCGCGACCGCGAGCTGCGTACCGTGCTCCGCAAGGAGACGCTCTCGGGCACCAAGGTGCCGCGGGTGGCGCTGCCGCGCCACGTCGACGAGGGCGAGCGGCTCCGTTTCCTGCGCGCCGAGAATCTCCCCGGCCGGTTCCCGTTCACCGCCGGCGTCTTCCCGTTCAAACGCGAGGGCGAGGACCCGGCACGCATGTTCGCCGGCGAGGGCGACGCGTTCCGCACGAACCGCCGCTTCAAGTACCTGAGCTCCGGCGACTCCGCTACCCGGCTCTCCACCGCGTTCGACTCGGTGACGCTCTACGGGCGCGACCCCGACACCCCGCCGGACGTCTACGGCAAGATCGGCACGTCCGGGGTCTCGATCGCCACGCTCGACGACATGAAGGCGCTCTACGACGGCTTCGATCTCACCGCGCCGACCACGTCGGTGAGCATGACGATCAACGGCCCGGCACCGACGATCCTCGCGTTCTTCCTCAACACGGTGATCGACCAGGAGCTGGAGCGGGGCGGCACCGCCGCCGACGCGCTGACGAAGGTGCGCGGCACCGTGCAGGCCGACATCCTCAAGGAGGACCAGGGCCAGAACACCTGCCTGTTCTCCACCGAGTTCAGCCTGAAGATGATGGCCGACATCCAGGAGTGGTTCATCCAGAACCAGGTCCGCAACTTCTACTCGGTGAGCATCTCCGGCTACCACATCGCCGAGGCCGGGGCGAACCCGATCAGCCAGCTCGCGTTCACGCTGGCCAACGGCTTCACCTACGTGGAGTCGTACCTGGCCCGCGGCATGGACGTCGACGACTTCGCGCCGAACCTCTCGTTCTTCTTCTCCAACGGCATGGACGCCGAGTACACCGTGCTCGGCCGCGTCGCCAGGCGGATCTGGGCGATCGCGATGAAAGAACGCTACGGCGCGAACGAGCGCAGCCAGAAGCTCAAGTACCACGTGCAGACGTCCGGCCGGTCGCTGCACGCCCAGGAGATGCAGTTCAACGACATCCGGACGACGCTGCAGGCGCTCACCGCGATCTACGACAACTGCAACAGCCTGCACACCAACGCCTACGACGAGGCGATCACCACCCCGACCGTCGCCTCGGTGCGCCGGGCCCTGGCGATCCAGTTGATCATCAACCGCGAGTGGGGCCTGGCGGTCAACGAGAACCCGCTGCAGGGCGCCTACGTCGTCGACGAGCTGACCGACCTGGTCGAGGAAGCCGTGCTGGCCGAGTTCGACCGCATCTCCGAGCGCGGCGGTGTGCTCGGGGCGATGGAGACCGGCTACCAGCGCGGCCGCATCCAGGACGAGTCGATGCTCTACGAGCAGCGCAAACACGACGGGTCGCTGCCGATCGTCGGCGTCAACACGTTCCTGCCGCCGGAGGGGAGCGAGGAGGTCGGCGAGATCGAGCTCGCCCGGGCCACCGAGGACGAGAAGCGCTCGCAGGTCGAGCGGGTACGCGCGTTCCAGGAGTCGCACCGGCCCGAGGCGCGCGAGGCCCTGCGTCGTCTCAAGGACGCGGCGATGGCCGGCGACAACGTCTTCGCGGTACTGATGGACGCCGCCCGGGTGTGCAGCCTGGGCCAGATCACCGAGGCCTTCTTCGAGGTGGGCGGCGAATACCGCCGCAATGTCTAG
- a CDS encoding helical backbone metal receptor → MATVVDDLGHTVTLPGEVRRVVSIVPSLTETVAASARELLVGVTDWCTHPADLDVPRLGGTKNPDVAAIVAVAPDLVLANQEENRAPDLDALRAAGVPVYVTDIRTVPAALSSLERLLTALGLARPAWLDAAADEWRVAVPAVSTAVVPIWRRPWMALGSDTFAGDLVERLGYRNVFADSPERYPRFDPAALPPVDLVLLPDEPYEFTPGDGPEVFPGTPFACVDGRSLTWYGPSLAGARARLLARINRPG, encoded by the coding sequence ATGGCGACGGTGGTGGACGACCTCGGTCACACGGTGACGCTGCCCGGGGAGGTGCGCCGGGTGGTGAGCATCGTGCCGTCGCTGACCGAGACGGTCGCGGCGAGCGCACGCGAGCTGCTCGTGGGCGTCACCGACTGGTGCACGCACCCGGCCGACCTGGACGTTCCTCGTCTCGGTGGCACGAAGAACCCCGACGTGGCGGCGATCGTCGCGGTCGCGCCCGACCTCGTGCTCGCCAACCAGGAGGAGAACCGCGCCCCCGACCTGGACGCACTGCGTGCGGCCGGCGTCCCGGTGTACGTGACCGACATCCGCACGGTCCCCGCCGCCCTCTCGTCGCTGGAGCGGCTGCTCACCGCGCTCGGGCTGGCCCGCCCGGCCTGGCTGGACGCCGCCGCCGACGAGTGGCGGGTCGCGGTCCCCGCCGTGTCCACGGCGGTGGTGCCGATCTGGCGGCGGCCGTGGATGGCGCTGGGGTCGGACACGTTCGCCGGTGACCTGGTCGAGCGGCTGGGGTACCGCAACGTGTTCGCGGACAGCCCGGAGCGGTATCCGAGGTTCGACCCGGCCGCGTTGCCGCCGGTCGACCTCGTTCTGCTGCCCGACGAGCCGTACGAGTTCACGCCCGGCGACGGCCCGGAGGTGTTCCCGGGCACGCCGTTCGCGTGCGTCGACGGCCGCTCGCTGACCTGGTACGGCCCCAGCCTGGCCGGGGCCCGCGCGCGCCTGCTGGCGCGGATCAACCGACCCGGGTGA
- a CDS encoding MarR family winged helix-turn-helix transcriptional regulator has protein sequence MAAPSSLPFDPVEEAARKWSARWDETDAMAVATSIMRVQQLLLGRIEAALRPLQLTFARYEALVLLCFSRQGSLPMSKMGQRLMVHPTSITNIVDRLQAQEFIRREPHPTDRRTTLVVITDAGREVTERATQALVEVRFALDSLDPEKMRELYDLLRDVRLHAGDFPADDPRRSWPDAFSE, from the coding sequence ATGGCTGCGCCGAGCTCGCTACCGTTCGACCCGGTCGAGGAAGCCGCCCGCAAGTGGAGCGCTCGCTGGGACGAGACCGACGCGATGGCCGTCGCCACCTCGATCATGCGGGTGCAGCAGCTGCTGCTGGGGCGCATCGAGGCCGCGCTGCGTCCGCTGCAGCTGACGTTCGCCCGGTACGAGGCGCTCGTGCTGCTGTGTTTCAGCCGCCAGGGCAGCCTGCCGATGAGCAAGATGGGCCAGCGGCTGATGGTCCACCCCACCAGCATCACGAACATCGTCGACCGGTTGCAGGCGCAGGAGTTCATCCGGCGCGAACCCCATCCCACCGATCGGCGCACGACGCTCGTCGTGATCACCGACGCCGGCCGCGAGGTCACCGAGCGGGCCACCCAGGCGCTCGTCGAGGTGCGGTTCGCGCTCGACTCGCTCGACCCGGAGAAGATGCGCGAGCTCTACGACCTGCTCCGGGACGTCCGGCTGCACGCCGGCGACTTCCCCGCCGACGACCCCCGGCGGAGCTGGCCCGACGCGTTCAGCGAGTGA
- a CDS encoding 2-dehydropantoate 2-reductase: protein MRSRIVVLGAGLIGLYVGGALHASGAEVALIGRERMRRYTEAPLELTDLDGGRIEIPAGALDYSLDPTALADAGLVLLAVKSADTPAAADLIATYAPQRPVVLSLQNGVGNVDVLQTRLPDYEIVPGMVPFNVVSPEDGRLHRATEGGLMAGRTSALDPWLPSFAAAGLPVTLRADFAPVQWGKMLLNLNNAVNALAGVPLRAELSQRAYRRVLAALIEEALAALRAAGIRPARVTKVPPGALPTLLRVPDALFTRLAGAMLRIDPEARSSMAEDLDAGRRTEVEFLNGAVVRLAERAGVDAPVNRAVVALVHAAEEHGAPALTGEQLLAEVTR, encoded by the coding sequence GTGCGAAGCCGGATCGTCGTACTGGGCGCGGGTCTGATCGGTCTCTACGTCGGCGGGGCGCTGCACGCCTCCGGCGCCGAGGTGGCGCTGATCGGCAGAGAGCGGATGCGCCGCTACACCGAGGCGCCGCTCGAGCTCACCGATCTCGACGGCGGACGCATCGAGATCCCGGCCGGCGCGCTCGACTACTCCCTCGACCCGACCGCGCTGGCCGACGCCGGGCTGGTGCTGCTCGCGGTGAAGAGCGCCGACACGCCGGCCGCCGCCGACCTGATCGCCACGTACGCCCCGCAGCGCCCGGTGGTGCTCAGCCTGCAGAACGGCGTCGGCAACGTCGACGTGCTGCAGACCCGGCTCCCGGACTACGAGATCGTGCCCGGCATGGTGCCGTTCAACGTCGTCTCGCCGGAGGACGGACGACTGCACCGGGCCACCGAGGGCGGGTTGATGGCCGGTCGCACGAGCGCGCTCGATCCGTGGCTGCCGTCCTTCGCGGCCGCCGGCCTGCCGGTGACGCTGCGCGCGGACTTCGCGCCGGTGCAGTGGGGCAAGATGCTGCTCAACCTCAACAACGCGGTGAACGCGCTGGCCGGGGTGCCGCTGCGGGCGGAGCTCTCGCAGCGGGCCTACCGGCGGGTGCTGGCGGCGCTGATCGAGGAGGCGCTCGCGGCGCTGCGCGCGGCGGGCATCCGGCCGGCGCGGGTCACGAAGGTCCCGCCGGGGGCGCTGCCGACGCTGCTGCGGGTGCCGGACGCGCTGTTCACCCGTCTGGCCGGCGCGATGCTGCGGATCGACCCGGAGGCCCGCTCGTCGATGGCCGAGGACCTGGACGCGGGCCGGCGCACCGAGGTCGAGTTCCTCAACGGGGCGGTGGTGCGCCTGGCCGAACGCGCGGGCGTCGACGCACCGGTCAACCGGGCGGTGGTCGCGCTGGTCCACGCGGCCGAGGAGCACGGGGCCCCGGCCCTGACCGGGGAACAGCTGCTGGCGGAGGTCACTCGCTGA
- a CDS encoding FAD-binding dehydrogenase, translating into MDADVIVVGSGLAGLVATAELADAGKSVILLDQEPEASFGGQAFWSFGGLFLVNSPEQRRMGIRDSHDLAWQDWLGTAGFDREDEDTWARRWAEAYVDFAAGEKRSWLRSTGIGLFPLVNWAERGGYDATGHGNSVPRFHITWGTGPGVIAPFVRRVRAAGNVELRFRHRVDLLLTDNGAVTGVSGSILAPDDARRGAPSSREVVGDFALRAQAVIVTSGGIGGNHDLVRANWPTRLGEPPKSLLTGVPAHVDGRMLGITESAGGRVVNRDRMWHYTEGITNWDPVWPSHGIRILPGPSSLWFDATGKRLPVPLFPGFDTLGTLEHITRTGHDHTWFVLTQKVIEKEFALSGSEQNPDLTGKDVRLLLQRVRPGAPGPVEAFKKNGVDFVVADNLPELVAGMNKLTGTALLDAADIERQVMARDREMANPYTKDLQITALRGARAYRGDRLIRVASPHRFLDPSAGPLIAVKLHILTRKTLGGLQTDLSGRVLGADGAPIDGLYAAGEVAGFGGGGMHGYRALEGTFLGGCLFSGRTAGRAAASAVG; encoded by the coding sequence ATGGACGCGGACGTCATCGTCGTCGGAAGCGGGTTGGCCGGTCTGGTGGCCACGGCCGAGCTGGCCGACGCCGGGAAATCGGTGATCCTCCTGGACCAGGAGCCCGAGGCGTCCTTCGGCGGCCAGGCGTTCTGGTCGTTCGGCGGCCTGTTCCTGGTGAACTCCCCCGAGCAGCGCCGGATGGGCATCCGCGACTCCCACGACCTGGCCTGGCAGGACTGGCTCGGCACCGCGGGCTTCGACCGGGAGGACGAGGACACCTGGGCCCGCCGCTGGGCCGAGGCGTACGTCGACTTCGCGGCGGGCGAGAAACGCTCGTGGCTGCGTTCGACGGGCATCGGCCTGTTCCCGCTGGTGAACTGGGCCGAGCGGGGCGGCTACGACGCCACCGGGCACGGCAACTCGGTACCGCGGTTCCACATCACCTGGGGCACCGGGCCGGGCGTCATCGCGCCGTTCGTCCGCCGGGTGCGTGCCGCCGGGAACGTGGAGCTGCGCTTCCGGCACCGCGTCGACCTGCTGCTCACCGACAACGGCGCGGTCACCGGCGTCAGCGGCAGCATCCTCGCACCCGACGACGCCCGCCGCGGCGCTCCGAGCTCGCGGGAGGTGGTCGGGGACTTCGCGCTCCGGGCGCAGGCCGTGATCGTCACCTCCGGCGGCATCGGCGGCAACCACGACCTGGTGCGCGCCAACTGGCCCACCCGGCTCGGCGAACCGCCGAAGAGCCTGCTCACCGGTGTCCCCGCGCACGTCGACGGTCGGATGCTCGGCATCACCGAGTCGGCGGGCGGCCGGGTGGTCAACCGCGACCGGATGTGGCACTACACCGAGGGCATCACGAACTGGGATCCGGTGTGGCCGAGCCACGGCATCCGGATCCTGCCCGGCCCGTCGTCGCTCTGGTTCGACGCCACCGGGAAGCGCCTGCCGGTGCCGCTGTTCCCCGGGTTCGACACGCTCGGGACGCTCGAGCACATCACCAGGACCGGCCACGACCACACCTGGTTCGTGCTGACCCAGAAGGTCATCGAGAAGGAGTTCGCGCTCTCCGGCTCCGAGCAGAACCCCGACCTGACCGGGAAGGACGTGCGGCTGCTGCTGCAGCGCGTGCGTCCGGGTGCGCCCGGCCCGGTGGAGGCGTTCAAGAAGAACGGCGTCGACTTCGTGGTCGCCGACAACCTGCCGGAGCTGGTGGCCGGGATGAACAAGCTCACCGGGACCGCGCTGCTGGACGCGGCCGACATCGAGCGGCAGGTGATGGCCCGCGACCGGGAGATGGCCAACCCGTACACGAAGGACCTACAGATCACGGCGTTGCGCGGCGCCCGCGCCTACCGGGGCGACCGGCTCATCCGGGTGGCGTCGCCGCACCGGTTCCTGGATCCGTCGGCCGGTCCGCTCATCGCCGTCAAACTGCACATTCTGACGCGGAAGACGCTCGGTGGGCTCCAGACGGACCTGTCCGGCCGGGTGCTCGGGGCCGACGGTGCTCCGATCGACGGGCTGTACGCGGCCGGGGAGGTCGCCGGGTTCGGCGGGGGCGGCATGCACGGTTACCGGGCGCTGGAGGGCACGTTCCTGGGCGGCTGCCTGTTCTCCGGCCGGACCGCGGGCCGGGCCGCCGCGAGCGCTGTCGGCTGA
- the ilvA gene encoding threonine ammonia-lyase IlvA — protein MRGVTTVDAEAVEAAAVRLGAVVSRTPLERNLRLSARTSASVWLKREDLQVVRSYKVRGAYNLIAQLDEDARSRGVVCASAGNHGQGLAYACAALGVRGKVFVPRPTPRQKRDRIAALGGAAVELIVTGESYDDAAAAAAEDAARTGATLAPAFDDPRTIAGQGTVLKEAFEQLDEVPDLVVIPVGGGGLLAGSLAWLRERYPSVRVVGVEPAGAAGMAAAIAAGGPVTLDDLDGFVDGAAVRRVGELTYPLVKGTELIAVPEGQVCVEMLELYQSDGIIAEPAGALAPSVLGRVLDVEPDSTVLCVLSGGNNDVSRYAEVVERALVHEGRKHYFLVEFPQEPGALRRFLDEVLGPDDDITLFEYVKRNNRETGPALVGIELGRAEDLEPLLKRMNEAPSRIERVETDSPLFRFLV, from the coding sequence ATCAGAGGCGTGACAACAGTTGACGCGGAGGCCGTCGAAGCCGCCGCCGTGCGGTTGGGCGCGGTCGTCTCGCGTACTCCCCTGGAGCGCAACCTGCGCCTCTCCGCGCGGACCAGCGCCTCGGTCTGGCTCAAACGCGAAGACCTGCAGGTCGTCCGCTCGTACAAGGTGCGCGGCGCCTACAACCTGATCGCCCAGCTCGACGAGGACGCCCGCTCGCGCGGTGTGGTCTGCGCGAGCGCGGGCAACCACGGGCAGGGCCTCGCGTACGCGTGCGCCGCGCTCGGCGTCCGCGGGAAGGTCTTCGTGCCCCGGCCGACGCCGCGGCAGAAGCGGGACCGCATCGCCGCGCTCGGCGGCGCGGCCGTCGAGCTGATCGTCACCGGGGAGAGCTACGACGACGCGGCGGCCGCCGCCGCCGAGGACGCCGCACGCACCGGCGCGACGCTCGCGCCCGCGTTCGACGACCCCCGGACGATCGCCGGGCAGGGAACCGTCCTGAAAGAGGCGTTCGAGCAGCTCGACGAGGTGCCCGACCTCGTCGTGATCCCGGTCGGCGGCGGAGGGCTGCTGGCCGGGTCGCTGGCCTGGCTGCGTGAGCGGTACCCGTCGGTGCGTGTCGTCGGGGTCGAGCCGGCCGGGGCCGCCGGCATGGCCGCCGCGATCGCCGCGGGCGGACCGGTCACGCTCGACGACCTCGACGGGTTCGTCGACGGCGCGGCCGTGCGCCGGGTCGGGGAGCTGACCTATCCCCTGGTGAAAGGCACCGAGCTGATCGCCGTGCCGGAGGGCCAGGTGTGCGTCGAGATGCTGGAGCTCTACCAGTCCGACGGCATCATCGCCGAGCCCGCGGGCGCGCTGGCGCCGAGCGTGCTGGGCCGTGTGCTCGACGTCGAGCCCGACTCGACCGTGCTCTGTGTCCTGTCCGGCGGCAACAACGACGTGAGCCGGTACGCCGAGGTCGTCGAGCGGGCGCTGGTGCACGAAGGGCGCAAGCACTACTTCCTGGTCGAGTTCCCGCAGGAACCGGGCGCGCTGCGTCGCTTCCTCGACGAGGTGCTCGGGCCCGACGACGACATCACGCTGTTCGAGTACGTGAAGCGCAACAACCGGGAGACCGGGCCCGCGCTGGTGGGCATCGAGCTCGGGCGCGCGGAGGACCTGGAGCCGCTGCTCAAGCGGATGAACGAGGCACCGTCGCGGATCGAGCGGGTGGAGACCGACAGCCCGCTCTTCAGGTTCCTGGTCTGA
- a CDS encoding helix-turn-helix domain-containing protein produces MDFPTALRTRRRGRNVSQLQLAIRAGTTQRHLSFLESGRSAPGRTLVVRLAESLDLPLRERNELLASAGYAPVYPETPLADLPGVRTALRHVLAGHEPYPAVVVDRHGTLVDANRALSLLTDGVAPALLTPPVNVYRLALHPHGLAPRIRNFGQWAHHVVDRARQELAAHPSTRLAELVEELAGYAPARTITADHVGFAVPLQLDDLRLTTTVTTFATALDVTVAELKLEAFLPADEETATRLRVSR; encoded by the coding sequence ATGGACTTCCCGACGGCGCTGCGCACCCGGCGGCGCGGCCGCAACGTCAGCCAGCTCCAGCTGGCGATCCGCGCCGGAACCACCCAGCGGCACCTGAGCTTCCTGGAGAGCGGCCGCTCCGCGCCCGGGCGCACGCTCGTCGTCCGCCTGGCCGAGTCGCTCGACCTGCCGCTGCGCGAACGCAACGAGCTGCTGGCCTCGGCCGGCTACGCGCCCGTCTACCCGGAGACACCGCTCGCGGACCTGCCCGGCGTGCGCACGGCGCTGCGTCACGTCCTGGCCGGGCACGAACCGTACCCCGCCGTCGTCGTCGACCGTCACGGCACTCTCGTCGACGCCAATCGAGCGCTGAGCCTGCTCACCGACGGCGTCGCGCCGGCCCTCCTGACTCCCCCGGTGAACGTGTACCGGCTGGCCCTGCACCCGCACGGCCTGGCCCCACGGATCCGGAACTTCGGGCAGTGGGCGCACCACGTGGTCGACCGGGCCCGGCAGGAGCTCGCCGCCCATCCGTCCACGCGGCTCGCCGAGCTGGTCGAGGAGCTCGCGGGCTACGCACCGGCACGCACGATCACCGCGGACCACGTCGGCTTCGCGGTGCCGCTGCAGCTCGACGACCTGCGCCTGACCACCACCGTGACGACGTTCGCCACCGCGCTGGACGTCACCGTGGCCGAGCTGAAACTCGAGGCGTTCCTGCCTGCCGACGAAGAAACCGCCACTCGGCTTAGGGTGTCCCGGTGA
- a CDS encoding glutamine amidotransferase — protein sequence MKPFLLLGTRADDAAADEEYDAFLRFSGLAERDLRRHRLEQAPLGDVDLGDWSGILLGGGPFNVSDPQASKTLVQQRVEAELGALIGRVVDADFPFLGACYGIGTLGGQQGALVDRTYSEPVGAVEITVVAPDPLFDDVPPTFQAFVGHKEAIRVLPPHAVLLASSPTCPVQAFRIGRHVYATQFHPELDADGLCTRVDVYKYAGYFAPEEADEIKALAYASDVRYPPEVLRAFIRVARRSERSSAAHG from the coding sequence GTGAAACCGTTCCTGTTGCTCGGGACCCGCGCCGACGACGCCGCGGCCGACGAAGAGTACGACGCGTTCCTCCGCTTCTCCGGGCTGGCCGAGCGGGATCTGCGCCGGCACCGGCTCGAACAGGCACCGCTGGGCGACGTCGACCTCGGCGACTGGTCGGGCATCCTGCTCGGCGGCGGGCCGTTCAACGTGTCCGACCCGCAGGCGTCCAAGACCCTGGTCCAGCAGCGGGTGGAGGCCGAGCTCGGGGCGCTGATCGGGCGCGTCGTCGACGCCGACTTCCCGTTCCTCGGCGCGTGCTACGGCATCGGGACGCTCGGTGGCCAGCAGGGCGCGCTCGTCGACCGCACGTACAGCGAGCCGGTCGGCGCGGTCGAGATCACGGTCGTCGCACCGGACCCGCTGTTCGACGACGTCCCACCGACGTTCCAGGCCTTCGTCGGCCACAAGGAAGCGATACGCGTGCTGCCACCGCACGCGGTGCTGCTGGCCAGTTCGCCGACCTGCCCGGTGCAGGCGTTCCGGATCGGCCGGCACGTCTACGCGACGCAGTTCCACCCGGAGCTCGACGCCGACGGGCTCTGCACCCGCGTCGACGTCTACAAGTACGCCGGGTACTTCGCGCCGGAGGAAGCCGACGAGATCAAGGCGCTGGCCTACGCGAGCGACGTGCGGTACCCGCCGGAGGTGCTCCGGGCGTTCATCCGAGTAGCGCGGCGTAGTGAACGGTCGTCGGCCGCACACGGATGA
- a CDS encoding PPOX class F420-dependent oxidoreductase: MHPDVNALFDARNFATIATVNPDGSPQSSVLWVLRDGDDLLFSVLDHRAKARNIVRDPRVSVTVHDEANPYTSAEVRGTATLEPDPGKELPARLSHKYLDVDPPNESDDERRLVIRVRPTTVHYAALLG, from the coding sequence GTGCACCCCGACGTGAACGCCCTCTTCGACGCCCGCAACTTCGCCACGATCGCCACCGTCAACCCCGACGGATCACCCCAGTCGAGCGTGCTCTGGGTATTGCGTGACGGCGACGACCTGCTGTTCTCCGTGCTCGACCACCGCGCGAAGGCACGCAACATCGTCCGCGACCCCCGGGTGAGCGTCACCGTCCACGACGAGGCCAACCCCTACACGTCGGCCGAGGTGCGCGGCACCGCCACGCTCGAACCCGACCCCGGCAAGGAGCTACCGGCCCGGCTCTCCCACAAGTATCTCGACGTCGACCCGCCGAACGAGTCCGACGACGAGCGCCGCCTGGTCATCCGTGTGCGGCCGACGACCGTTCACTACGCCGCGCTACTCGGATGA